GCCAGCAGCCGCGGTAATACGGAGGATGCAAGCGTTATCCGGAATCATTGGGCGTAAAGCGTCCGTAGGTGGCATTTCAAGTCTGCATTCAAAGACCGAGGCTCAACCTCGGGCAGGGTGTGGAAACTGAAAAGCTAGAGTACAGGAGGGGTAGAGGGAATTCCTAGTGTAGCGGTGAAATGCGTAGAGATTAGGAAGAACACCAGTGGCGAAGGCGCTCTACTGGACATGTACTGACACTGAGGGACGAAAGCTAGGGTAGCGAAAGGGATTAGATACCCCTGTAGTCTTAGCTGTAAACGATGGATACTAAGTGTAGCGGGTATAAACTCCGGCTGTGCTGAAGCGAACGCGTTAAGTATCCCGCCTGGGGAGTACGCACGCAAGTGTGAAACTCAAAGGAATTGACGGGGACCCGCACAAGCGGTGGAGTATGTGGTTTAATTCGATGCAACGCGAAGAACCTTACCAAGACTTGACATCCGATGAATCTTTTTGAAAGAAGAGAGTGCCTTAGGGAACATCGTGACAGGTGGTGCATGGCTGTCGTCAGCTCGTGTCGTGAGATGTTGGGTTAAGTCCCGCAACGAGCGCAACCCTCGTCCTTAGTTGCCAGCATTAAGTTGGGGACTCTAGGGAGACCGCCGGGGAGAACTCGGAGGAAGGTGGGGATGACGTCAAGTCAGCATGCCCCTTACGTCTTGGGCTACACACGTACTACAATGGTTGGGACAAAGGGATGCGAGACCGCAAGGTGGAGCGAAACCCATCAAACCCAGCCCCAGTTCAGATCGTCGGCTGAAACTCGCCGACGTGAAGGAGGAATCGCTAGTAATCGCAGGTCAGCATACTGCGGTGAATCCGTTCCCGGGTCTTGTACACACCGCCCGTCACACCATGGAAGTTGGTAACATCCGAAGTCGTTACTCCAACCATTTATGGAGGAGGACGCCGAAGGTGGGACTAGTGACTGGGGTGAAGTCGTAACAAGGTAGCCGTACCGGAAGGTGTGGCTGGATCACCTCCTTATAAGGGAGACCGCAAAATGTGGTCAGCAAGGAATGTGGAGAATGGTTTTCAAACTAGAGATTGGGTTCATGGGCTATTAGCTCAGGTGGTTAGAGCGCACCCCTGATAAGGGTGAGGTCCCTGGTTCAAGTCCAGGATGGCCCATAAGTGGGGGTATAGCTCAGTTGGTAGAGCGCCTGCTTTGCAAGCAGGATGTCAGCGGTTCGAGTCCGCTTATCTCCAGTGAGAAGCACTTGGCACTGTTTAAACGAACAACTGCTGAGAAAAGTCTCAGTAAGAACCTTGAAAACTGCATAGAAAAAAAGTAAGTAGGAAGTCTGTATGAATAATCAGACAAGGTCAAGCAATCAAGGGCTAATGGTGGATACCTAGGCACACGAAGGCGAAGAAGGACGTAGCAACCTGCGAAAAGTCTCGGAGAGTTGGAAGCAAACATTGAGCCGAGAATGTCCGAATGGGGCAACCCTAAAAACACACCTTTTTGAGGTGATGAGCGAACCTGGTGAACTGAAACATCTTAGTAGCCAGAGGAAGAGAAAACAAAAGTGATTCCCTTAGTAGCGGCGAGCGAAGCGGGAGAAGCCTAAACCAGTGTTTACGAATACTGGGGTAGTGGGACACCAACATCGAAAGTAGATGTTAAACGAACTAGCTGAAAACTAGACCATAGAAGGTGAAAGTCCTGTAGTTGAAAACAGAAATAATCGTAGGTGAATCCCGAGTAGCACGGTATAAGAGAAATCCCGTGTGAATCAGCCACGACCACGTGGTAAGGCTAAATACAAAGTGTGACCGATAGAGAAAAGTACCGCGAGGGAAAGGTGAAAAGAACCCCGGGAGGGGAGTGAAATAGAACATGAAACCATTAGCTTACAAGCAATGGGAGTCCGATAGAACGGATGACCGTGTGCCTGTTGAAGAATGAGCCGGCGACTTACAGGCTGTGGCAGGTTAAGACGGAAAGTCGAAGCCAAAGAGAAATCGAGTCTGAAGAGGGCGTTAGTCACAGTTTGTAGACCCGAACCCGGGTGATCTAACCATGTCCAGGATGAAACCACCGTAACAGGTGGTGGAGGTCCGAACCGACCAATGTTGAAAAATTGGCGGATGAGGTGTGGTTAGGGGTGAAATGCCAATCGAACCCGGAGCTAGCTGGTTCTCCCCGAAATGTGTTGAGGCGCAGCGGTGTGAAATGTCATGGGGGGTAAAGCACTGTTTCGTTGCGGGCTGCGAGAGCGGTACCAAGATGAGACAAACTCAGAATACCCATGATTGTAGCACTAGTAAGACGGTGGGGGATAAGCTTCATCGTCGAAAGGGAAACAGCCCAGACCATCAGCTAAGGTCCCCAAGTAAAGACTAAGTGATAAAGGAGGTGGGAGTGCAAAGACAACCAGGAGGTTTGCCTAGAAGCAGCCATCCTTGAAAGAGTGCGTAATAGCTCACTGGTCAAGCGCTCCTGCGCCGAAAATGAACGGGGCTAAGTCTTTCACCGAAGCTATGGACTCATATATTGAGTGGTAGGGGAGCGTTCTCTATTGGGAGAAGCATTAGCGGCAAGCAGATGTGGACGATAGAGAAGTGAGAATGTCGGCTTAAGTAGCGAAAATTGAAGTGAGAATCTTCAACCCCGAAAGCCTAAGGGTTTCTCCAGAAGGTTCGTCCGTGGAGAGTTAGCCCGGACCTAAGGCGAAGCGAATAGCGTAGTCGATGGCAAGCAGGTAAATATTCCTGCGTGGCGCTGCAGGAGCTATTAAAGGGACCCATGAAAGATAAACTCGTCCTAAGTGGATTGGAAGCAACCTCGGTTGTGTGAGTGTAAGGATAGTGGCAAGAAAAGCTTTAATAGTGTTGAATGTAGAGTCCCGGTACCCGAAACCGACACAGGTAGGCAAGTAGAGAATACTAAGGGGAGCGAGTTAACTCTCTCTAAGGAACTCGGCAAAATGACCCCGTAACTTCGGGAGAAGGGGTGCCACCGAGAGGTGGTTGCAGTGAAAAGGCCCAGGCGACTGTTTAGCAAAAACATAGGTCTCTGCAAACTCGAAAGAGGAAGTATAGGGGCTGACGCCTGCCCAGTGCCGGAAGGTTAAAGAAGTTGGTCAGTCTTAGGATGAAGCTAGCGACTGAAGCCCCGGTGAACGGCGGCCGTAACTATAACGGTCCTAAGGTAGCGAAATTCCTTGTCGGGTAAGTTCCGACCCGCACGAAAGGCGTAACGATCTGGGCGCTGTCTCGGAGAGAGGCTCGGCGAAATAGGATTGTCTGTGAAGATACGGACTACCTGCACTTGGACAGAAAGACCCTATGAAGCTTTACTATAGCTTGGAATTGTGTTCGGGCCTGCTGTGCGCAGGATAGGTGGGAGACGTAGAAATTATCCTTGTGGGGATAATGGAGTCAATGGTGAGATACCACTCTCAGAAGGCTAGAATTCTAACTCTTAAATGAGGACAGTTTCAGGTGGGTAGTTTGACTGGGGCGGTCGCCTCCAAAAAGGTAACGGAGGCGTACAAAGGTTACCTCAGACTGGTTGGAAATCAGTCGAAGAGTGCAAAGGCAGAAGGTAGCTTGACTGCGAGACCAACAAGTCGAGCAGGGTGGAAACACGGTCTTAGTGATCCGACGGTGCTGTGTGGAAGGGCCGTCGCTCAACGGATAAAAGTTACTCTAGGGATAACAGGCTGATCTCCCCCAAGAGTTCACATCGACGGGGAGGTTTGGCACCTCGATGTCGGCTCATCGCAACCTGGGGCGGAAGTACGTCCCAAGGGTTGGGCTGTTCGCCCATTAAAGCGGTACGTGAGCTGGGTTCAGAACGTCGTGAGACAGTTCGGTCCATATCCGGTGCAGGCGTGAGAATATTGAGAGGAGCCTTCCTTAGTACGAGAGGACCGGGAAGGACGTACCTCTGGTGTACCAGTTATTGTGCCAACAGTAAACGCTGGGTAGCCAAGTACGGAGTGGATAACCGCTGAAAGCATCTAAGTGGGAAGCCCACCTCAAGATGAGTATTCTGGTGTAAGGTCACGGGAAGAACACCCGTTAATAGGCACGAGGTGGAAGTGCAGTAATGTATGGAGCCGAAGTGTACTAACAGACCGTCAGCTTGACCTATCTTCAATCTACTTACTAAATCATCTATGCAGTCTTGAGGGTTCTCCTCAAAGTCTTGGCAGGTGTATCTAGCGTTGTGGAACCACTACGATTCCATCCCGAACTCGTGGGTGAAACACAACAGCAGCGACGATACTACGGGGGTAGCCCCTTGGGACAATAGTTCTATGCCTGCCTTAATACTCCTAAAAACCGCCCGCTACACGGCGGTTTTTTTGTTTACTTATTTATGGGGTAAAGTTGAGGAAATCTAACCTCTGCTTTTTCTTCTAATAGCTCTTGGTAAAGTTCTTTTGTTTTATTTGGGTCAATATTTTGTAAGGCTACTAAAAGGGCATGACTAGCATTGGTAAAAGAGAGAATATCTAAGTTATAGTATGTTGGCTCAAATTCTGTTAACTTGTAAATTCCTTCACCCAATAAAATGACTGCTCCTCGCCAGTTATTATTACTAAGATGATAGCAACCGACAGCAATTTGTAAAATACCTTGATAGAATTTTTTTTCTGTTTCGGGGGCTTCCATCCAAATCTCTTCGAGAGTGTCATGACAGGCATAAAATTCTTTTTGATTTAATTGTTTTATTCCTTGTGTTAATTTTGTCATGATTTGTATTTAGCTTTGGCAATTTTTGGCTGGGGTGGTGTTTATTTTTACGGAATCATAACCACTATGTGCCATTAGTTG
The sequence above is a segment of the Cyanobacterium stanieri PCC 7202 genome. Coding sequences within it:
- a CDS encoding protein of unknown function DUF309 (PFAM: Domain of unknown function (DUF309)~COGs: COG1547 conserved hypothetical protein~InterPro IPR005500~KEGG: cyt:cce_3397 hypothetical protein~PFAM: protein of unknown function DUF309~SPTR: Putative uncharacterized protein), which codes for MTKLTQGIKQLNQKEFYACHDTLEEIWMEAPETEKKFYQGILQIAVGCYHLSNNNWRGAVILLGEGIYKLTEFEPTYYNLDILSFTNASHALLVALQNIDPNKTKELYQELLEEKAEVRFPQLYPINK